The following are encoded together in the Oncorhynchus gorbuscha isolate QuinsamMale2020 ecotype Even-year linkage group LG03, OgorEven_v1.0, whole genome shotgun sequence genome:
- the pcsk1nl gene encoding proprotein convertase subtilisin/kexin type 1 inhibitor, like — protein sequence MSGLLTTNSSSVLLLLSVSPTLLLLLFLPLLPLDAKSLSAAHGVAGRGLDATGGGVRRLRRDLRDSLPYEAGMMSYPGESADVLTRRGGNELLYQPEEWRGQGLRHAVQQLVENDERHEQETAYLAGLLRLLSEAEGAAGEEGGEEDHGPGDFQGPYTRDYDETEQGMRMGKPQAAAPWQGLLDPQLTQALLNRYRQERLQQQAALPGLPAAINRFTDDRLETGSQDQDQEALRYLVTKILSSISPNNPQGSSVRRARRDLVSLSGGGGEGVRAASEPVFHRSRRSLVSPPTPSPSREPSPGLLRVKRLGYMEEGPGLLGGEREGHKTPNHAVGLQRMKRIDTELQAQPGGRPSRRRRALNYDPQALTHDPELLVQHILHYLPQ from the exons TCATTGTCCGCTGCCCATGGCGTGGCGGGGCGTGGTCTGGACGCCACAGGAGGCGGGGTCAGGCGTCTCCGCAGAGACCTCCGTGATTCGCTGCCGTACGAGGCCGGGATGATGTCCTATCCTGGGGAGTCGGCTGACGTCCTGACCCGACGGGGGGGTAACGAGCTGCTCTATCaaccagaggagtggagggggcagGGCTTAAGACATGCTGTGCAGCAATTGGTGGAGAACGACGAGAGGCATGAACAGGAAACGGCGTACCTGGCCGGTTTGCTCCGCCTCCTCAGTGAAGCTGAAGGAGCtgccggagaggagggaggtgaggaggaCCATGGGCCAGGGGACTTCCAAGGGCCCTATACCCGTGACTATGATGAAACAGAGCAGGGGATGAGAATGGGAAAGCCCCAGGCTGCAGCTCCATGGCAGGGCCTACTGGACCCCCAGCTCACCCAGGCTCTGCTCAACAGATACAGGCAGGAGAGGCTGCAGCAGCAGGCCGCGTTACCAGGTCTACCAGCCGCCATCAACAGGTTTACAGATGACAGGCTGGAAACAGGCAGCCAGGACCAAGACCAGGAGGCTctgag ATACCTCGTAACCAAGATCCTGTCCAGCATTAGTCCCAACAACCCCCAGGGTTCGTCAGTCCGCCGGGCGAGGAGGGACCTGGTGTCTTTGTctggtggtgggggtgaagggGTCAGAGCAGCCTCAGAACCAGTCTTCCACAGATCCCGTCGCTCCCTGGTCTCCCCTCCTACTCCCTCCCCCAGCCGGGAGCCCTCTCCGGGGCTTCTGAGGGTCAAGAGGCTGGGGTACATGGAAGAGGGCCCTGGATTgcttgggggagagagggagggccacAAGACCCCAAACCATGCTGTGGGGTTACAGAGGATGAAGAGGATCGACACCGAACTACAGGCCCAGCCTGGTGGGAGGCCCAGCCGCAGGAGAAGAGCCCTGAACTACGACCCCCAAGCACTAACCCACGACCCCGAGCTGCTGGTCCAACACATCCTACACTACCTGccacagtag